AGGAAAACGGCCTAAGCGCCCGGCTCCCCGTCCTGGTTGAAGAACGTCAGCGAGAGCTCGACCGACGTGGCCGGCGGGCCCGCCCAGTTGTGCACCTCGATGCGGTAGTGACCCGGCTCGAGGCGCCCGGACTCGAGCGTCTCGGACTCGAGCGAGCCCGACGCGCCCGACGCCAGGTCGTCGCTCCACGTCCCGTCGTCCTCCTGGCGCTGGAGGTAGAGGTCGATGTCGGCGGGGGCGCCGGGCACCGCGCTCGCCACCATGCGCGCGTTGTCGAACCCGTCCTCGACGTCGAACTCGAACGTCGCGCTCGTGAGCGGCTCCACCCGCACGCCGGCGCCGGGCGCGAGCGGCATGGCCGAGCCCGAGAGCGGCGCCTGCGCCGGGCCCACGGGCACGCCCGCGCCCTCCTCGAGCGGAATGTCGTCCTCATACAGCGTGGGCCCGTCCACCACCGGCAGCTGGAGCGCCGTGGCGCCCGGCCCCGTGAACACCGTGATGTTGGGGTCGAGCGCGAAGATCGGCACCTTGTCCGGATCGCTGGCGGTCACGCGCAGCACCAGCCGGTGTCCCGCTCGCAGGTTGTGCGCCATGGCATAGCAGGACGGCGTCATGTCGTAGCGCTCGCCCGGCACGACCGGCGTGTTGGTGGCGATGCCGTTGCGCAGCTCCGGGTTGATCGCGCACTGGCTGAGGCGGCGGCGGTCGCCGTCGGGCGACTCGTCGTAGACGTTGGCGATCAGGTGCACGCGCGGCGCGCTCACCGAGGCGGCCAGCTCGAGCCTGGGCTGGCCCGCGAACAGCGTGTCGGCCTCCACGGGCTCCGAGACGAAGTCCACGCCGCCGGTGCCCTGCGGGTCCACCACTCCGAGCGGGTCGCCGATGAACGACGCCTCGCCCTCCTCGACCTCGCCGGGCTCGAGCGTGCCCCCGGAGGCGCTCGGGTTCAGCCCCAGCGCGCGCGGCGCGCCCGGCCAGGCGTCCGCCGTGTGAATCTGGTCGCGGTCGCCGGTGGTGGCCTCCTCGAACGTGCCGTCGGAGAGGAACATCTCCACCGGCGGTCCGGTGTCGGTGTCGCGCTGGGCCAGGTGCTTGTCGAACCAGGCGTGCATGGCGTAGGTGGCCTGGATGCCGCGCCGGGTGGGGCAGCAACCCGAGCCGTGGTCCCACTGGCCCAGCCAAAGCTTGTCGCCGGGGTGGCCGTCGCGGCGGGTGAACCACTCCATCGAGCTCACGCGCGCGGCGTTGTCGTTCACCCCGTGCCAGAGGAAGACCGGGATGTCGGCCGCCGTGGCGCCGGCGTCGTGATCGCGCTCGGCGTGCCAGCCGCCGTACTCGCCCGAGAACTGGCGCTCGCCCTCGACCAGCGACGAGTTGGGCAGGCCGCAGCCGAAGTACTCCATGCCCTTGCCGAACGAGTCGCCGGTGGGGCCCACGAGCCCGAGCGGGTCCGCGGGAGCCGGCGGCAGGTGGCGCTGGAGGGCCAGCTGCTCGTAGGCCTCCATCGGCCCGGCCCACTGCAGGAAGTAGGGCACGCCGGCCTGGAACTGGTGGTCGTACATGGAGGAGAGGCCCGCGCTGGGGAGGATGGTGACCAGGCCCGCGGGGTTCTGCGCGGCGGCCACACTCGGCGTGGAGCCCACGTACGAGTGGCCGGTCATGCCCACGCGGCCGTTGGACCAGTCCGCGGAAGCCGCCCACTCCACGATGTCCTTCAGGTCCTTGGCGTCGTTCTGCCCGAGGTGGTCGAGGCAGCCCTCGGAGCGGCCGGTGCCGCGCAGGTCGGCCATCACGACGGCGTAGCCGCGCGGGGCGAAGTAGCCGGTGAGGCCGAGCGGGACGCCGTCCTCGCCGGCGGGCTCGGGGAGGATGCGCCTGCCGTCGCGGTCGGCCAGGGTGCCGTGGTAGGGGCTGGCCTCGAGGATCACCGGGTAGTCGCCGTCCGCGGCCGGGCGCACGACCTCCACGTACATGTGCACGCCGTCGTGCATGGGCACCTCGAAGATCTCGCGCACGATCTCGTCCCCGGAGAAGACGGGTTGCGACAGGTTGGCCGTCTGCGTGTAGTCCTTCGGCGGCCCGGCAGCCACGGCCGGCGTGGCCCCGATGACGAGAACGGCAAGCGCCGCGGCGGCGGCGCGCAGGCATGAGTCCATGAAAGCTCCCTCCCGTTGAGCTGAGAGGAATCTACCCGTCCGGGAGCAGCGCGGAAACCTCACGCGGGTCGATCAGGTGCATGACGGCGTTGACCAGAGCCAGATGGGTGAAGGCGTGCGGGAAGTTGCCGTAGTGGCGGCCGGTGTCCGGATCGATGTGCTCGGCGAACAGCCCGAGCGGGCCGGCGAGCGCCAGCACCCTCTCGCACAGCTCCAGCGCGCGCTCGCGCTCGTCGATCTCCACGAGGGCGGACACGAGCCAGAACGAGCACACGAGGAAGGTCTCCCCCTCCACGTCGCCGTCGGTGCGGTGGCGCAGCACCAGCCCGCCCTCGATCAGCTCGCCGGCGATCGCGTTCACCGTGGCGCGCACGCGCTCGTCCTCGGGCGGGAGGAAGCGCACGAGCGGGATGAGCAGCACCGAGGCGTCGAGCTCGTCGGTGTCGTAGTGCTGGGTGAAGACGCCGCGCTCGTCGAGCCCGTTGGCCAGCACGTCGGCGTGGATCTCGTCCGCCTCGGCGCGCCAGCGGGCCGCCAGCTCGTCGTCGTCGCGCATCTCCGCCAGCCGCGCGCCGCGGTCCGCGGCCACCCAGCACAGCACCTTGGACGAGGTGAAGTGCCGCGGCTCGCCGCGCAGCGCCCAGATGCCGCGGTCGGGCTCGCGCCACTGCTCCACCGCCGCCTTCACCTGGCGCTCCACGCACGGCCACACGCGCTCGGGCAGGGCCCCGCGCGAGCGCGCGTAGAGATAGGCAGCGTCGAGCATGGCCCCCCACACGTCGTGCTGCTCGTAATCGTAGGCGGCGTTGCCCACGCGCACCGGCTTGGCGCCGTCGTAGCCCTCGAGGTGATCCAGCTCGGTCTCGTCGAGCGACCCGCGGCCGTCGATCGCGTACATGTTGCGGATCGGGGTGAGCTCCTCGGCCACGTCGGCGAGGAAGTAGAAGAAGTCGTCGGCCTCCCAGTCGAAGCCGAGCCCGTAGAGGCCCCAGAGGCTGAAGGCCGCGTCGCGGATGAAGCTGTAGCGGTAGTCGTAGTTGCGCGTGCCGCCGGCCACGCGCGGCAGCGAGGTCGTGGCCGCCGAGGCGATGGCGCCCGTGGGCGCATACGACAGGCCCTTGAGCGTCAGGGCGCTGCGCTCGAGGTGCACCTGCCACGGGTGGTCGGGGAACTCCCCGCTGGCCAGCCAGTGGCGCCAGTAGGTGGAGGTGCGCGCCATCCGCTCGTACGCCTGGTCGAAGGTGCCCGGTCCGCCGTGCTCGGACCAGGACAGGGCCACGAAGGCGGTGTCGCCCTCGCGCAGGGTGGTGCGGGCGTTGGCGCGCGGCCCCTCGAAGCCCATGCGCAGGTCGGTGTCCAGGCGCACCGCGGCCTCGCAGCCTTCGGCCGTGGCCTCCGCCTCGCTGTAGCCCTCGCCGGTGTAGCCCCAGCTCGCGCGGGCGCGGCCGTAGTCGAACACCGGCTCGCACTCCATGTTGAGCTCCACCTGCCCCTGCACGCACTTCACCGTGCGCACCAGCACGTGCTCGGCCTCCCAGTCGGTGGGCGATCGGCGGTGGCGGAAGGCGCGCTCGGACTCGTGGTGCCAGGGGCCGATGGTGAGCGCGTCGCGCACGATCAGCCAGCCCGTCTTCGTCATCCACGTGGTCTCGAGCATCATGGTGCCCGGCAGATAGCGGCGGCCGGCGGGCACGATCATGTCGGCGGGGCCCACGCGGAAGCGGCCGGCGTCGCGGTCGAGGATCGATCCGAACACGCTTGGCGAGTCGAACTGCGGCAGGCACAGCCACTCGACGTTGCCGCTCGGAGCCACCAGTGCGGTGACCTCGCAGTCGGAGAGGAAGCCGTAGTCGCCGATCGGCGGGAAGGGGCTGCGCGTAGAGTCGCCCGCGGGGATGAGGCTGTCGAGAGGGCCGCCGGTCATCGGGGCGAATGTAGTGCCTCGGCGGCCACCGCGAGGGCCACCTGGGCGCGTTCGTGCAGGCTGGCGGCGAGCACGTACTCGTCCGGGTGGTGGGCGCTGCCGCCGCGCGGGCCGAGGCCGTCGACGGTCAGCGGCAGCCGGGTGGCGAAGTGGCTGGCGTCGCTCGCGCCGCCGCGCTCGGTGCCCACGACCTTGCGCCCCAGCCGCTCCGTGGCGCCTTCGAGCAGTCCTCCGGTGGCCTCGCGGGAGTCCATGCCGGGCCAGGAGCGCACGAGCGCCTTGTCGAGCGTCACGCCCTCGTGCTCCGCGGGGACGGCCTCCATCACGGGCGCGAACGCCTCGAGCCGGTCGGCGCGCAGGTCGCACAGCAGCTCGCCCGCCGGCGGGACCACGTTGAAGGCCTCGCCCGCGCGCATGATCGTGGGCACGGCGCTCAGGCGCTCGGGGCCCTTCGGATCGTGGCATCGCGCCACCGCCTGGGCCGCGTGCGCGAGCGCCAGCAGCGCGTTGCGTCCCTTGTGGGGGGCGGAGCCGGAGTGCGCGGCGCGGCCGGTGGCCTCTACGCGCAGGGTGCCCGCCGCCTTGCGCCGCACGATCACGCCCTCCTGCCCGCCGGGACCCTTCTCACCGGCCTCGAAGCAGAGGCAGGCGTCATGGCCGGCGAAGTGGGCGGCGTGGGCGAACGGGGACACGCGCCATTCCTCGTCCACCACGAGGAGGAGCGCGACTTCCGTGAAGGTCTCGCGTTTCGTCGTCGCCAGCGCCTTCAACACCCCCAGCGCCAGCACGACGCCGCCCTTCATGTCCACCGCGCCCGAGCCGCTGAGCCGCTCCTCACCGCGCTCCAGGTTGCGGTGCGCGCCGTGGGCCACCACGGTGTCGAGATGGCCGAGCAGCACGATCCGCCCCGTGCCGGTTCCCTTCACGCGCGCGAGGAGGTCCGGGGCGTGGTCGGGGCTGGAGCAGGGAGGTCGCTCGACCTCGGCCTCGTCGGGCAGCAGCACCGAGGCGACGGCGATGGCCTCCTCGGCGCCGGCGGCATCCCCGGACGGGCTTGACACCGCCACCAGCGCCTCGAGCTCGCGCTCGGCATGGCGGGCGATGCGCGCCGCCTCGGCCTCGATCCACGGATCCATCGCGCGCGAACGTATCGCGCCTATCCTCGGAGGCGGCCCGTGACGTTCCCCCCAGGACTCGCCCGCACGCTCCCGATCGCCGCCCTTGCCCTGTTCGGCGGCGGCGCCGGCGGCCTGCTGCCGTGGTGGGCGGGCATCGGCGGCGGGGTGCTCGCCGTCGCGGCGTTCGGGGCTGCGCACGTGGCGCGCAGGCGCGGTGGGCGCAGGCTGCTGATCTCGCTGGCTGCACCGGCGGTGCGCCGGGGGGAGCGGGTGAGCGTGCGGCTGGACCTCGCCCGGGGCGCAGGCGAGACCGAGGCGCTCGAGGTCGGGCTCGTGTGCGGCGTGCGCTACGCGGTGCGCGAGTACCGGCGCCGCGCCGGCGGCGACCGCGACTTGCGGCGGACGATCAAGCGCGACACCGCCTACGAGGCGTTCAAGCCCGCCACGCCGGGGCAGCCCGTCGAGCTGGTCGTGCCGCGCGAGATGCCGTACTCCCATGAGGGGCAGGAGCTCGGATTCACCTGGCGCGTGGTGGCACGCGACGCCCGCGCGCTGCGCCCCGACCCCAGCGCCGACGTGGCCCTGCAGGTGCTGCCGTGATCGCGCTCTCGCTGGAGAGCGAGCGCTTCGGCCCCGCTGACTGGGTCGGCGGCAGCGTGCTCGTGCAGGCAGCGGTGCCCTCTTGCCGCGCGCTCACGGTGACGATCGCCTTCCTCGAGGCCACCGAGGACTACCGCACGCCGGTGCTGTCGGCCTCCACCCCGCCGCTCGCCGCGCCGGGGCCGCTCGCAGCGGGAGCGTCGTATCCCTTCTCCCTCCAGCTCCCCCCACAGGTGCAGCCGCCCTACCGCTCCCGCTGGGGCGAGCTGTTCTGGGAGGTGGACGCCAAGGTGGACATCGCGAGCGGGCGGGACCACCACGCGCAGCGCCGGATCCTCGTGCTGCCGCCCGGGGTCGACGACGACATGCTCGGCGAGGCCGCCTCGGAGCCCGGACCGCCCCCGCCGGACGCGATCGCGAACCCCGCCGGCTGGTATCCCGACCCGTGGCTGCACAAGCGGCTGCGCTGGTGGGACGGCGCGGCCTGGACGGGGCACCTGGCGGACTGACCATGCGCGACGGGCATACTGGACGTGTGACCCGCCGGAGGATCCGCGCGCTCGTGACCGGCGCCGCCGCCGCGGCAGTGCTCGGCGGTGGCGCGTTCGCGCTCGCGGGCGGGGACGGCTCCGCGCCGGCGCCCTCATCCGCCACGGCCGCCTCCGAGGACCCGGACCGGCCGCGCCCCCAGGTCGTGGACGTCATCGGCCCCGGCGACAACGCCGAGGACGCCGCCCAGCCCGCCGGCCCGGCGGGTGTGGAGGGCGACATCTCGGACCCCGGCCGGCCGTCGCCCGGCGCACCCTCCGACGCCGACGTCACCGACGAGCTCGCGCGCCTCAAGAAGGTCGCG
The sequence above is drawn from the Thermoleophilaceae bacterium genome and encodes:
- a CDS encoding CocE/NonD family hydrolase → MDSCLRAAAAALAVLVIGATPAVAAGPPKDYTQTANLSQPVFSGDEIVREIFEVPMHDGVHMYVEVVRPAADGDYPVILEASPYHGTLADRDGRRILPEPAGEDGVPLGLTGYFAPRGYAVVMADLRGTGRSEGCLDHLGQNDAKDLKDIVEWAASADWSNGRVGMTGHSYVGSTPSVAAAQNPAGLVTILPSAGLSSMYDHQFQAGVPYFLQWAGPMEAYEQLALQRHLPPAPADPLGLVGPTGDSFGKGMEYFGCGLPNSSLVEGERQFSGEYGGWHAERDHDAGATAADIPVFLWHGVNDNAARVSSMEWFTRRDGHPGDKLWLGQWDHGSGCCPTRRGIQATYAMHAWFDKHLAQRDTDTGPPVEMFLSDGTFEEATTGDRDQIHTADAWPGAPRALGLNPSASGGTLEPGEVEEGEASFIGDPLGVVDPQGTGGVDFVSEPVEADTLFAGQPRLELAASVSAPRVHLIANVYDESPDGDRRRLSQCAINPELRNGIATNTPVVPGERYDMTPSCYAMAHNLRAGHRLVLRVTASDPDKVPIFALDPNITVFTGPGATALQLPVVDGPTLYEDDIPLEEGAGVPVGPAQAPLSGSAMPLAPGAGVRVEPLTSATFEFDVEDGFDNARMVASAVPGAPADIDLYLQRQEDDGTWSDDLASGASGSLESETLESGRLEPGHYRIEVHNWAGPPATSVELSLTFFNQDGEPGA
- a CDS encoding glycoside hydrolase family 15 protein, coding for MTGGPLDSLIPAGDSTRSPFPPIGDYGFLSDCEVTALVAPSGNVEWLCLPQFDSPSVFGSILDRDAGRFRVGPADMIVPAGRRYLPGTMMLETTWMTKTGWLIVRDALTIGPWHHESERAFRHRRSPTDWEAEHVLVRTVKCVQGQVELNMECEPVFDYGRARASWGYTGEGYSEAEATAEGCEAAVRLDTDLRMGFEGPRANARTTLREGDTAFVALSWSEHGGPGTFDQAYERMARTSTYWRHWLASGEFPDHPWQVHLERSALTLKGLSYAPTGAIASAATTSLPRVAGGTRNYDYRYSFIRDAAFSLWGLYGLGFDWEADDFFYFLADVAEELTPIRNMYAIDGRGSLDETELDHLEGYDGAKPVRVGNAAYDYEQHDVWGAMLDAAYLYARSRGALPERVWPCVERQVKAAVEQWREPDRGIWALRGEPRHFTSSKVLCWVAADRGARLAEMRDDDELAARWRAEADEIHADVLANGLDERGVFTQHYDTDELDASVLLIPLVRFLPPEDERVRATVNAIAGELIEGGLVLRHRTDGDVEGETFLVCSFWLVSALVEIDERERALELCERVLALAGPLGLFAEHIDPDTGRHYGNFPHAFTHLALVNAVMHLIDPREVSALLPDG
- a CDS encoding M20/M25/M40 family metallo-hydrolase; the protein is MDPWIEAEAARIARHAERELEALVAVSSPSGDAAGAEEAIAVASVLLPDEAEVERPPCSSPDHAPDLLARVKGTGTGRIVLLGHLDTVVAHGAHRNLERGEERLSGSGAVDMKGGVVLALGVLKALATTKRETFTEVALLLVVDEEWRVSPFAHAAHFAGHDACLCFEAGEKGPGGQEGVIVRRKAAGTLRVEATGRAAHSGSAPHKGRNALLALAHAAQAVARCHDPKGPERLSAVPTIMRAGEAFNVVPPAGELLCDLRADRLEAFAPVMEAVPAEHEGVTLDKALVRSWPGMDSREATGGLLEGATERLGRKVVGTERGGASDASHFATRLPLTVDGLGPRGGSAHHPDEYVLAASLHERAQVALAVAAEALHSPR
- a CDS encoding DUF2510 domain-containing protein → MIALSLESERFGPADWVGGSVLVQAAVPSCRALTVTIAFLEATEDYRTPVLSASTPPLAAPGPLAAGASYPFSLQLPPQVQPPYRSRWGELFWEVDAKVDIASGRDHHAQRRILVLPPGVDDDMLGEAASEPGPPPPDAIANPAGWYPDPWLHKRLRWWDGAAWTGHLAD